The Podospora pseudopauciseta strain CBS 411.78 chromosome 2 map unlocalized CBS411.78m_2, whole genome shotgun sequence genome has a window encoding:
- a CDS encoding uncharacterized protein (EggNog:ENOG503P8YY), whose protein sequence is MDHKTAELAATTERPKYYEKSALAPSSSARTVLRVLASTASHEEGSREATAAMSDSQSSAPRRPLEEPMCPEHLRLLKGNSRPRAPAAPTSLPSVTANLAPSSKPNPKKTLERPATLMRKTASSGFPHSDSKHGAPPFLPPKTKGSSSSLPPEQRPVINTMASTAVASARSQLSPAPARAYTAPISPTLLKDMEPPKKRQKISPILSQSNESRLNGAGASADSLSAPDSPEKRPEKERRTNLKQSKPSAKEPVRKMAPMRALKFADEPDNDLARPSVSGTTATSPINGSAEVLSQRNPPSRSVSLNLDQGGHIDRREIDSSLPPHPSKPTLTSRHESLEIFATTSSVGPSSHQPRTDYFFLEKRPSTSKRDDSSESPPIPPTETNHSTANNVSTPPRVKKTKKLVITTKARPPAKATRPVTPTDLDCFIYSQPGASTPPPGLEIPGLNKPPPASPSAFSSTVSQQPPKAKPVEDEPLALDIDPRIHYPRAHSLAWHAMKAQEIEARGTRKQRFGKAAQSLKKQMEAQAELNIPWEETLPDIIQENPAWVGALKSLRGIMPTPAVEAEGGGDPMDLCTNEAIVKSANGSGTSGPVVNGVERKIRKMKRTGSGLSVVSRDGVLSFGDRNGQGSGSVNGSFEPSEYGMN, encoded by the exons TACTATGAGAAGTCGGCATTGGCACCCTCATCGTCTGCGCGGACCGTTTTGCGAGTCTTGGCCTCGACAGCCTCCCATGAAGAGGGCTCACGAGaggccaccgccgccatgtCTGATTCACAGTCGTCTGCGCCCCGCCGTCCTCTT GAAGAGCCCATGTGCCCTGAGCACCTTCGACTTTTGAAAGGAAATAGCCGCCCTCGAGCGCCTGCTGCGCCCACGTCACTTCCCAGCGTGACCGCCAATTTGGCTCCGTCGTCAAAGCCAAACCCGAAAAAGACGCTGGAACGACCAGCTACGCTTATGCGTAAAACAGCCTCCTCCGGCTTTCCCCACTCCGACTCCAAGCACGGCGCACCACCATTCCTCCCGCCAAAGACCAAAGGGAGCTCGTCCTCTCTACCTCCAGAGCAGAGGCCAGTGATCAACACGATGGCTTCGACGGCAGTGGCCTCTGCTCGGTCCCAACTTTCACCGGCGCCAGCCCGCGCCTATACCGCGCCCATAAGCCCTACTTTGTTGAAAGATATGGAGCCTCCAAAAAAGCGACAAAAGATTTCCCCAATCCTGTCGCAGTCAAATGAGTCTAGGCTCAACGGGGCAGGTGCGTCTGCAGACTCGCTCTCTGCTCCGGATTCCCCAGAAAAGCGGCCAGAAAAGGAGCGGAGGACGAATCTGAAGCAGAGTAAGCCGAGTGCGAAAGAACCTGTCAGAAAAATGGCGCCTATGAGGGCCCTTAAGTTCGCCGACGAGCCAGATAATGACCTTGCACGCCCATCTGTCAGTGGGACTACGGCAACGTCACCAATCAATGGCTCAGCGGAGGTTCTTTCCCAGCGGAATCCTCCCTCTAGATCGGTCTCCTTGAATCTGGATCAAGGGGGTCACATTGACCGAAGGGAGATTGACTCTAgtctcccccctcatcctaGCAAACCCACTTTGACATCTCGTCACGAGTCGCTGGAGATATTTGCCACTACGTCCAGTGTCGGGCCCAGTTCTCATCAACCGAGGACGGACTACTTTTTCCTGGAGAAGAGGCCCTCAACAAGTAAGCGTGACGATTCTTCAGAGTCCCCTCCAATACCTCCTACAGAGACAAACCACTCTACGGCAAACAACGTAAGCACTCCACCGAGGGTGAAAAAAACCAAGAAACTCGTCATCACTACCAAGGCGCGACCGCCAGCTAAGGCGACTCGTCCGGTCACTCCAACAGATCTAGACTGCTTCATATACTCTCAGCCAGGGGCGTCCACCCCGCCTCCCGGCTTGGAGATTCCAGGcctcaacaaaccccctccgGCCTCGCCGTCTGCTTTCTCATCGACAGTCTCGCAGCAGCCACCAAAGGCAAAACCAGTAGAAGATGAGCCTCTCGCTCTGGACATCGATCCCAGAATACACTACCCGCGAGCTCATTCTCTAGCATGGCACGCGATGAAGGCCCAGGAGATCGAAGCTCGGGGGACGAGAAAGCAGCGGTTTGGCAAGGCGGCACAAAGTCTGAAAAAGCAGATGGAAGCGCAGGCTGAGTTGAATATACCTTGGGAGGAGACCTTACCTGATATTATTCAGGAAAACCCGGCTTGGGTGGGGGCGTTGAAGAGCCTGAGGGGCATAATGCCTACACCGGCAGTGGAAGctgagggtggaggagaccCGATGGATCTCTGCACGAATGAGGCGATTGTAAAATCTGCGAATGGGAGTGGGACGAGTGGTCCTGTGGTCAATGGAGTGGAGAGAAAGATACgaaagatgaagaggacggGGAGCGGGCTGAGCGTTGTGAGTCGAGATGGGGTTTTGAGTTTTGGGGACCGGAACGGGCAAGGGAGCGGAAGTGTAAATGGGAGCTTTGAGCCGAGCGAGTACGGTATGAACTGA
- the ACO2 gene encoding aconitate hydratase (COG:C; COG:E; EggNog:ENOG503NV5K) — protein sequence MRPIDLASRSGVALRRAFQTQQLRQAAGSRQYSNITSLPPTYEKLHSKYTEVRRVLGAQRLTLAEKILYSHLDNVEESLLNNTNNGRDIRGKANLKLKPDRVNMQDASAQMALLQFMSCNLPQTAIPASIHCDHLIVGSKGADDDLQAGIQTNHEVFDFLESAAKKYGLDFWAPGAGIIHQTVLENYAIPGLMMLGTDSHSPNAGGLSTITIGVGGADAVEALVGAPWELKAPKVLGVRLTGKLSNWASPKDLILHLAGLLTVRGGTGYIVEYLGPGVETLSCTGMATICNMGAEIGATTSIFPYTEASARYLEATRREQAVKNAAAFQNFPGAGASEDAYFRFKADEGAQYDELIEIDLSKLEPHINGPHTPDLSTPLSQFKSTVQEQKWPEKLSAGLIGSCTNSSYEDMTRVESIVRAAEEAGLKPKADFYVTPGSEQIRATLERDGTLQTFEKAGGIVLSNACGPCIGQWKRQDGVEKGTVNAILTSYNRNFRGRNDGNLDTMNFLASPEIVTAMAYAGSTTFNPVTDSLTTPDGKEFKFPAPHGLEGPKTPFDIGKDVFKVASQPPNPNEKVAISPTSERLALLEPFEPFPNSDLSGLKVLVKVSGKCTTDTISAAGPWLKYKGHLPNISANTLNTAVNAETDEVNVAYDLDGSKHTIPELAKLWKERNQPWLVVAEHNYGEGSAREHAALQPRYLGARIIVCKSFARIHETNLKKQGVVPLTLANEQDYDKIAAGDEVATVGLYDMLQNGGQGEVQLKVTKKGTGEEFLVPVKHQVSKDQAGFILAGSALNLLSKSASV from the exons ATGAGGCCAATCGACCTTGCGAGCCGCTCGGGCGTTGCCCTGAGA AGGGCCTTCCAAACCCAGCAGCTTCGCCAAGCAGCAGGCTCGAGACAATACTCCAAtatcacctccctcccaccaacaTACGAGAAGCTGCACAGCAAGTACACGGAGGTCCGCAGAGTGCTGGGCGCCCAGCGGCTGACACTGGCCGAGAAGATCCTCTACAGCCATCTCGACAATGTCGAGGagtccctcctcaacaacaccaacaatgGCCGCGATATCAGAGGCAAGGCGAACCTCAAGCTCAAGCCTGACAGAGTCAACATGCAGGACGCCTCGGCTCAGATGGCTCTCTTGCAGTTCATGTCATGCAACCTCCCCCAGACCGCCATTCCCGCGAGTATTCACTGCGACCACCTGATCGTGGGTAGCAAAGGTGCCGATGACGATTTGCAAGCTGGTATTCAGACCAACCACGAGGTCTTTGATTTCCTTGAGTCGGCTGCCAAGAAGTACGGGTTGGATTTCTGGGCTCCGGGTGCTGGTATCATTCACCAGACTGTCTTGGAGAACTACGCCATCCCCGGTTTGATGATGCTCGGTACCGATTCGCACAGCCCCAACGCCGGTGGCTTGTCTACTATCACcattggtgttggtggtgccgaTGCCGTCGAGGCTCTTGTCGGTGCTCCATGGGAACTCAAGGCTCCCAAGGTCCTTGGTGTCAGACTCACCGGTAAGCTTAGCAACTGGGCTTCTCCCAAAGATCTGATCCTGCACCTGGCTGGCCTCTTGACAGTCCGTGGCGGTACTGGTTACATTGTCGAGTACTTGGGTCCTGGTGTTGAGACACTGAGCTGCACTGGTATGGCTACCATTTGCAACATGGGCGCTGAGATTGgtgccaccacctccatcttcccCTACACCGAGGCCTCAGCCAGATACCTCGAGGCTACTCGCAGAGAGCAGGCTGTCAAGAATGCTGCCGCTTTCCAGAACTTCCCTGGCGCGGGCGCCTCTGAGGATGCGTACTTCAGGTTCAAGGCCGACGAGGGTGCGCAATACGACGAACTCATCGAAATCGACCTGTCCAAGCTCGAGCCCCATATCAACGGTCCCCATACTCCCGATCTTTCCACTCCCCTGTCCCAATTCAAGAGCACAGTTCAGGAGCAGAAGTGGCCCGAGAAGCTTTCGGCCGGTCTCATTGGTAGCTGCACCAACAGCTCGTATGAGGACATGACCCGTGTCGAAAGCATTGTGAgggctgctgaggaggctgGACTGAAGCCCAAGGCTGATTTCTACGTCACTCCTGGCAGTGAGCAGATTCGTGCCACCCTCGAGAGAGACGGCACCCTTCAGACTTTCGAAAAGGCCGGCGGCATTGTGCTGTCCAATGCCTGCGGTCCCTGCATTGGTCAGTGGAAGCGTCAGGATGGTGTCGAGAAGGGCACAGTCAACGCCATTCTCACCTCTTACAACCGCAACTTCCGCGGCCGTAACGACGGTAACCTAGACACCATGAACTTCCTCGCCTCGCCCGAGATCGTTACCGCCATGGCCTACGCCGGttccaccaccttcaacccCGTAACCGACTCCCTTACCACCCCCGATGGCAAGGAGTTCAAGTTCCCTGCTCCCCACGGTCTCGAGGGACCCAAGACTCCCTTCGACATTGGCAAGGACGTCTTTAAGGTCGCCTCCCagccccccaaccccaacgaAAAGGTCGCCATCTCTCCCACCTCGGAGCGTCTTGCCCTTCTCGAGCCCTTTGAGCCCTTCCCCAACTCTGACCTTTCCGGCCTCAAGGTCTTGGTCAAGGTATCGGGCAAGTGCACAACCGACACCATCTCCGCCGCCGGCCCCTGGCTCAAGTACAAAGGccacctccccaacatctcggccaacaccctcaacacGGCCGTCAACGCTGAGACGGACGAGGTCAACGTCGCCTACGATCTCGACGGATCCAAGCATACCATCCCCGAGCTGGCCAAGCTCTGGAAGGAGCGCAACCAGCCCTGGCTCGTGGTCGCCGAGCACAACTACGGCGAGGGTTCCGCCCGCGAGCACGCCGCTCTGCAGCCCCGCTACCTCGGCGCCAGGATCATCGTGTGCAAGTCATTCGCCCGCATTCACGAAACCAACCTCAAGAAGCAGGGCGTTGTCCCCCTGACGCTAGCCAACGAGCAGGATTATGATAAGATTGCTGCCGGTGACGAGGTTGCTACTGTGGGCTTGTATGACATGCTCCAGAATGGTGGACAGGGCGAGGTCCAGCTCAAGGTTACCAAGAAGGGTACCGGTGAGGAGTTTTTGGTCCCTGTCAAGCACCAGGTTAGCAAGGACCAGGCTGGGTTTATTTTGGCGGGGAGCGCGTTGAATCTGTTGAGTAAGAGTGCTTCGGTTTAG